CAAAATGCTCAATTTCAAATGCTCTTCgatttcttttccttccataacatccaaaaaatacatgaagGAGCAACTCATCAAATTCTCTTCTGTTTCTCCCTAACAATGGGCCATCCCAACTTAATAGAGGTTCTCTGACTATGGAAGGAAGCACCCAAATTACGTCAAATAAGAACAACAACTGTCATAAAGCCCTTGATTTGGCTTAGTGGAGAAGGATATGGTCAATTGATTCTACTTAgattttacacaaaaaaatctATTTGCCAGTAGCTACCTCTTCTTTGGAGTCGATCTAACATTAATACTTTTCTCTAACCAgtttcccaagcaaaaaaggtTGCTTTGGATGGAACTCATAAATTCTAAAAGATCTTGATGGAAAGAGAATTGATCTCTCCCACTCCAAGTTAGAGTAGAGGGATTTAACAAAAATACTTCATTCTTGGACTCCTTCTAGATCATCCTGACATTCTCATCCCTCCTCACTGACTTATCTTGCAATCTTGAAAAAAACATCTCAACAATATCCAACTCCCCATCATTTGTGTCTAGAGAAACAAAGATTCCAATGACCCATTGCACTTGTCACATCCCAATAATTTAGCACCCAAGCTTCTTTAGTTATTTCTAATGCAactaagaaaggaaagaatacACACAAGGGATCCTCTCACACCATCTATCCTTTAACCCCTTCCTATTACCCCcttacaaaaatagttttacTATTGAATTACTCCCACCTTTTTTCTAACAGCTTTCCAAGCTCCAACCCCCTACCTATCTCTCACTTTAGGTGAATGCCAACCCCCTTCATCCTTCCCATACTTCCCCTTCAAAGATGAATATTTAAATCTATTCACCAAGAAGAGTCCAATTAAGGGATAAAAGACTTCTAAATAACCACCTCccctctctttcttcttctctctttacttctttCTATGCTAACATATGCTCATCTTACTAAATGCGGCCTCTTCTCCATAACCTCACCTCCCTATAGAAAACCTCTTTGAATCATCTCTAGCCTTTACCTTATATTTCAAGGGATTGCAATTGAGGGCATGTGCAGATAGGCATAATGGATAAAGTACCTCAAATCAATGTGAGCCTTCCcttttttagaaatatattgcTTTTTCCACATTGACAATCTTCTATGAAACCTTTGTTCCACCCCATCCTACACTGATATTGATATGAAAGGGGCATACCAAAGGCAAGCTTAAGTAGTAGACTAAAGCTCCTTAGCCCTACAACCTAACTCCATTGCCAACTCCTCCATATTAGCAATCCTTCAATTGGGATCAATTCACTTTTTTCCAAGTCTATTTTCAGCCCCAAGATTGCTTCAAACAATATAACTTAAACGAACCATTTAATCTTGAGAATCTTCACAAAAGATCAACGTATCATCTACAAATAAAAGGTGGGACATCTCCACTACCTCACCACCTTTCCCTTTCACTGTAAAGCTCGACAAATAACCACCCTCCCTAGCCCTCTCCAAAAGTCGATTCCAAACCTCCATGGCCAACACAAGTAAATATAGTGTGagagggtctccttgtctcaaacctTTAGAGTTCTCAAAAAAACTTGAGGGGGGTGCTAATCAACTACCTCACCACCCTTCCTTCACTTTAAAGCTTGACAAATAACCACCCTTCTTGGCCTTCTCCAAAAGTTGACTCAAAACCTCCATAGCTAACATAGGTAAATACGGTGAGAGAGGGTCTCCTTGTTGCAAACCCATAGAGTTCTCAAAAAAACCCAAGGGGGTCCCTTTGACTAGCATTGAAAACTTTGCTGTGGATATACACCATTTGATTCATCCAATCAATTTCTAGCCGAAtcttatcttttcaaaaattaacaaaaaaacacaGTTAACATGGTGATATGCCTTTTTTCAATGTCAAACTTACAAATTACTCCACTAGATCCACCCTTTAGCTTGGAATCTATAGCCTCATTGGCTATAAGTGCTTCATCTAGAATTTGTCTTCCTCTCTAAAGTCATTATGGAACTTGGAGACCATTTTTCCCATCACCTTCTTTAGTTTATTGGTTAACACCTTGGCTAGGAGCTTAAAGAAGCCACCCACTAGGCTTAAGGCGTGAAATCTTTCAAATCCTTTGCACCATCTTTCTTCAGGATTAACATAAAAAAGGTAGCGTTTGGACTCCTTTTAAATTTTCCTTGATGATAGAAATCCCTAAAGAAACCCATAATCTTatctttcacaaaatcccaaTTGTAATGTCAAAAAACCCTAGGGAACCCATTAGGACCGAGAGCCTTATCCTAGTTTAAAACTAACAAAGCACAAAACACCTCGTGCCTTGTGAATGATCTCTTTAAATGCTTTATCTCTTGCCTTTCCAAAACATGGAAGGATATGCCATTGATATCATGTCTCTAATCCCTTATTTCAAACAACAGATTATGGAAAGCCTATGGCACTCCTTCCTTAATCTTGTCCTCCTCATAGAGCCACtccatttatttatcaaattttaacaaTAGAACATTTTGTGTTTTCATAtactattttgatattatttctttgtttcatCAATATAGAAAGCCCATAACCcaattttttctctcctttatttttCATCACCTTCTCAAAATGCTAAAGTAACAATTGTACCTCTTTATTTGATATCAACCAATGAAGATATAAACTATgtatttatctatatttttttgataacaaACAACGATTTCTTACGGAAGGAAAGAATGAAATAGTGTTCAATGATAATGAACGGTCTGACCAAGCTATAAAACATTCTTTTTTGTATACctttgtgaattgggctagggtgtatttAGAGTATTATACTTTGtccatgattgattttatagagTGGTTGTTTGTCTAGTTAGGGGAAAggttttttatctttctttttgtcTAATTTCTTGGGCGATGtttgtatacttcgtgtgtactGTTCTCGCCGCTTCTAGGCATTTCTAATATAAACAAACAATGATTTCATTGTGATGAAATATTACGTACCAAGTAGTATTTATCTATATTTATGGCAACTCTTTTCCTCTCTGTCTTGTATCTTCCTCTCACGATACTGAGATATTAATTGGAACCATCTATTTATTGTTAACCAACCAATTAAGTTGTCAATTTGAAACTTGAAAGTCAAACCACAAAAAATGACTATTCTACTTGCTCCATCTATCCATCAATTAGGACTTTCAACTTTTCAATTAGCTGTATATACTTTCCAACCATATTAATTTGTTTAAACTATTGTATAGTGTTATACTAGTGTATGTATTATGTTTGCTACCACGTCTAGCTATTATTAGGGTGCGGGTAATTTGACAAAGATGTTTAGATATGTCAAGGTAGTTCATGAATAAAGAAAGATAAGGGttgtacaaaaagaaaaagatattaGAAATAATCACATTACTTGTTGaagaatataaataaacaaatacatCAAATGCCTTCAAGAAAGAAGTATAAGAAAATGTCTTTTGAGAATAGAAGAAGAGAAGAATATGAATGTGATCGGTGTATGGTCTAGGGAATGAAATGTCTCTTTCCTTACCATTGGTGGTCATCATTTCTTCTCCCGCTTCCTTATTCTTCCAAAAGCCTCATTGTCTGTCAAACCAACTAGGCAAACCATACATGATTCAACACATTGATAACAAATTAACTGATTTTCCCTTCCTGAAATGCCAAAGTAGATAACCTACTATGGCAAAGGGATCCTGAACACCAGCTTTAGCTTTAAAATGCCCATATCTCTCCCTATAGAATTCCTCCTCTTTGATTTCTTCCAAGTCCACAACAAACACAAGGAGCTATCACCCATGTACCTCCACTCTTGTTCCTAAGAAATCTTCCATGACATTGCTCATGTAGATTTACCATTATCCTGACATCACACACTATATCACCTATGAACAGAATCAAAATACAGATTCAATGCAACACCATTTGGTACATTGCAAATGCAACACCGGTTTTCTAGCACCACCACTTTTCATACAAGGTGGTTAATGGTGAATATTACTATTAGAGCCCTCTATATAGCTTGCAGGTGCTATTTTTGCCTCCTTTGGTggttccatttttccatttccctctaaatgaaaaaggaaaaattacgATTGAACAGCAGTCCAAAAAAGGAATGACATTTAAAGGCACCCTCATCCATTTGGTACTTTGCAAATGCAACACCAGTTTTCTAGCACCACCACTTTTCATACAAGGTGGTTACTGGTGAATATTACTCTTTAGAGCCCTCTATATAGCTTGCAGGCGCTATATTTGCCTCCTTTGGTggttccatttttccatttcccTCTaagtgaaaaaggaaaaattactGATTGAACTGCAGTTCAAAAAAGGAATGACATTTGAAGGCACCCTCTTGCACCACACCCCTTTCTATGGGAACCTTCTCATCCATTCAATTTCCATCCTTGCTTGGTTGCTGGTGAATGGCATCCTCTCCTGTTGCTTCTCTCCCACCTCCCACAACTGTAGCCTGTAAAGGGTATAAAGAAATCTGTCTCCCGCTTCTCTTCCATCCCCACAACTCCAGCCTGTACATGGTATGAAGAAAATCATTGACCATGTCTAACTCTGACTCTTACAAATGTCTGGAAAATCAAGTCCAAAAGGAACTCACCTCACCCTCCAATCCAGCATATAATCctccaaaataaataattggtaTAGAACTTGGTTGTTGGTCTTTGCCCAATGTGCATTGAATGCAATATTTTCTTCACTACATATCTTAATTTGGATATTGCATGAAATTTTGCAGATACAAGATGAAGTTGGTGCTTCACCTGTTGAAATTGCAAGAGCATATATGGGAACTCGAACATCAGAAATAGGACTTGGTTCTAAGAGCATAATAGCAAAAGATGAAAGAACTTTCCTACATAGTGATGATATTGCATCAAATCCGTTTATTGCATCACCTTCACCAAAGCCACCTATATGCTGGCCAGGTGCTATGGTACAGGATCAACGCAGTTATTTAACCCCACAGGGTCAAAGAAGCAGATTAGGAGTTAATAATTTTCCCCGAACTCCCTATTCTAGAACTATTTTTTCAAAGCCCCACTCCAAGGTATGTGgaaatgaattctttttattatgtttttatttttaaattttttaaacatgcttccttttatgattgttttcttctttcatgTCATCAGTCAACTCAATCACAAGCTGATAGCAGTAGGCACCTAAACACTCCATCAACGCCCTTGCTGCAATCACAATCTCCCATTTTTGAACAGGTATGTTTTCATTTTGACAATCTTCTGAATTTATGACTTGATATTGATGTTATTTCTTTCAGCTACAATGATCCTCAAAAAGTATGGGGTGAATTTTGTGGGAATTTTCTTTCTTGGTTTGTACTCAGGGTTATAAACAACTTAATGAGAACCAGTAAGTCATAATGAATTATTGTTATTGTATTGGCTCTTTCAGCTTGAAATAATCCATTGTTTCTTGAAAGTTGAAAGGATAAAAATGGTCAATgccataaaatcaaatttctaaaaaccaaagaaTGGATTCTGTggacatttttttattggtacTACCCCTATTAGCCACACTGAgtctttattaatatattaattgttAGTAATGTTGACAGATACTGTGAACAGATAAAACCCCAAATGTTTAAGCTCTTTGTAATCTTTTTGTCATTCAAATAACCAAGCAAATGTTTCACAGGTCATGAATGAAAAGGAGTTATTACAGTTTAGATATGTTCTTGGTTGTTGAATTCCATCTTTCACTCTCTGAATGAATCTTCATTAATCTATTAGTTGTTAAATAATGCTTACAAAATAGAGTGAACAGATAAAATTACACATGTTTAAGCACCTTGTTATCTTTTGGTCATTCAAATGCCAAGCATCTGTTTCACAGCTTATTAATGAAAGAGGATTCATTACAATTTTGATAGTTTCCTGATTGTTGAATTCCAAATCGCTCCCTCTGAATAAATcttgttttttctattattgTTTGGATGCTACAGTGTtgctctctctccctctccctctccttctctccctccctctctctctctctctctggtgTAGCATTTAGCATCTTTTTGTAGTGTATTGTTGGCCACTTGCTCACTTTTTGCAGTGTACCTTGTAGTGTTTCTTTGGAGTGTATTGATggtctctttctctcttttaatAGTGTACCATGTAGTCTCTTTGTAATGTGTTGGTGGTCtctctccaccaccaccaccaccaccacctccactTCATGAACTCATACAACTTATAGGTGTATATGTATATTTACAAGCAGATACACATGCCATCATTATGCTAGTGGGCATCATATtgtgttctctctctctcttgtttgCTTACTTGCTCCCTCCACCACCACTTAATACACCAAATACTACATATGTATTTGTATAATACACATGTATATACACACATACATGCGTACACACATGCTATCACATGTATGCTAGTGGGTATGGCATGGTTTGCTCTTAAGGTAGTTGTGATGGTATTTTTGAGGTTGGCGGGGGGTGTGTGGTAACAAAAGCAAGGTAATACCATATTTgcaaccaccaccaccaccaccacttaATACACCAAATACTACATATGTATTTGTATAATACACATGTATATACACACATACATGTGTACACACATGCTATCACATGTATGCTAGTGGGTATGGCATGGTTTGGTCTTAAGGTAGTTGTGATGGTATTTTTGAGGTTGGTGGAGGGTGTGGTAACAAAAGCAAGCTAATATTTGCAATTCGGTGTTTGAAGTATGATGTGAAATGGCATGGTTTGGGGTATAAGATATATGTTAAACATGCCTATTGGTTATATATGCATTCAGGTGATACGTTCATctaaggaaaagaaagattcATTCTTGTTTATTTCAATTGACCTTGGAATTTTTTTGGCAATCTTAGTGATACACTTTAATTAAGCATAAGGTGTAGAactagaaaattggaaattcGTTATTTAGTCTTGTCTCCATGGTGATTTGTTAGACTAAACAAATCTGACTTGTAAATGTGTGTCAACATTCAACACTTGCACCCAAGACCTTATAATAATATAGGATGATACTAACTAGAAACCATAAGGAATgtagttgaaaattttaatagagTATTAGTACATTTCTCCATTCAAAATAAAGATTGTAGCATGGCCTCTGGGAAGACCCTTGGTGCAtaggaggggattttaatgCTGTTAGATATCCAGAGGAAAGAAGAAATGCCCCTAGACTCACAGCCGATATGAGGAGATTTTCAGAGGTGATAGGGGAGCTGGGGCTGAGGGATATCCCACTGGCTGGAGGTCCTTTCACTTGGATAGGGGGCTTGAACTCTCAAGCTGCGTCTAGATTGGACCGTTTTTTAATCTCTGACCAATGGGAGGACCACTTCTCTGCCATCTCACAATCTGCTCTCCCTCGCCTGGTCTCTGACCACAGCCCCATAATTCTAGAAGCCGAGGGTTTCTCCTCAGGCAAAAGCCCCTTCcgttttgaaaacatgtggctgaAAATTGATGGATTCAAAGACCTAGTAAGAAGCTGGTGGAATGGATATTCGGTTGAAGGCTATAGCAGCCACTGCATCGTTGAGAAGCTCAAAGCTCTTAAGAAGGACCTGAAAAAATGGAACAAGGAGGTGGTAGGCAACGTCTCTTTCAACATAGCAGAGGCCTTCTCCCGCTTGCAGCGGTGGGAGACCAAGGAGAATGAGAACGCTCTTACTCCTGAAGATCTAGAGGCTAAAAATCTGGATCTTGAGGAATATAAGAAATGGGCCCTTCTAGAAGAAACTTCTTGGAGACAGAAGTCAAGAGAAATCTGGTTAAGAGAGGGTGATAAAAATACCAAGtatttccacaaaatggccaatgctAGGGCAAGGAGGAATTTCCTATCCAAAATTAAAGTAAACGGGGTGAATCTCTCATCCTTGGCAGAGATAAAAGAAGGTGTTTGCAGTGCCTACCAAACCCTTCTCTCTGATCCTGGGGATTGGTGGCCTAGTATAAATGGCCTTAACTTCAAGGAGTTGGGAGAAGGCTTGGCCAGCAGCCTAGAAGTTATGTTTTCTGAGGAAGAAATTTTCGCAGCCCTAAGCAGTTTCTGTGGAGACAAAGCCCCAGGTCCGGACGGCTTTACAATGGCCTTCTGGTTATTCTGTTGGGACGTTGTTAAACCAGAGATTTTAGGCCTCTTTAGGGAGTTCTACCTCCATGGGACCTTCCAAAGAAGCTTAAACTCCACGTTCCTCTTGCTCATTCCTAAGAAGGAGGGGACCGAAGATCTAAAAGATTTCAGACCAATCAGCCTGGTAGGGAGTGTGTATAAATTGCTTGCCAAAGTCCTAGCCAATAGACTGAAAACAGTGATGGGGGAGGTGATTTCTGATTCTCAGCATGCTTTCGTCCATGGGAGGCAGATTTTGGACGCTGTTCTTATTGCTAACGAAGCCCTTGATTCTAGATTGAAAGACAACATCCCGGGCCTCCTTCTCAAGATGGACATTGAGAAGGCCTTTGACCATGTCAATTGGAACTTTCTTATGGAGGTGATGTCCAAGATGGGATTTGGGCACAGATGGATTAATTGGATAAAATGGTGCTGCTCCACGGCTTCCTTCTCGATCCTTATCAATGGAAGCCCCTCGGGCTTCTTTCGTAGCTCTAGAGGATTGAGACAGGGCGACCCTCTATCCCCCTATCTTTTCCTTTTGGCCATGGAAGCTCTCAGCCAATTGTTGTCCCGTGCAAGAAATGGAAACTTTATTTCCTGTTTCAGAGTGGGAGGAAGAGGAAGTGAGGGGCTGTTCGTGTCCCATCTCTTGTTTGCCGATGACACCTTAATTTTCTGTGACGCCGATGCAGATCAGTTGCAATACCTTAGCTGGAcctttatgtggtttgaggcgattTCAGGATTAAAAGTCAATCTGAATAAAACAAAGGCCATCCCAGTGGGGGAAGGCATTCCTATGGAGACTCTTGCGGTGGTCTTGGGTTGTAAGATAGGGAGCTTACCTACATCCTACTTGGGTCTTCCCCTTGGAGCCCCCTACAAATCCATTAGGGTGTGGGATGCAGTGGAAGAAAGATTCAGGAAAAGGTTATCTCTCTGGAAAAGGCAATACCTCTCCAAAGGCGGCCGTCTTACCCTGCTGAAAAGCACCCTCTCAAGCCTCCCAacctactttctctctctctttgtgatCCCCAAGAGAGTGTGCGTAAGGCTTGAaaagatccaaagggatttcttatggGGCGGTGGAGCCTTAGAGAATAAACCTCACTTGGTGAGTTGGAAGGTTGTTTGTGCTGATAAAAAGAAAGGTGGCTTGGGCATTCGTAGTTTAGCTACTTTTAACAAGGCCCTTCttgggaaatggttgtggagatttgctaatgagaatgagctcctatggaagcaaattatcCTTAGTAAGTATGATCTTCAAGAGGGAGGATGGTGCTCCAAAAATGCAAGAAACCGGTATGGGGTGGGGGTCTGGAAGGCCATCAGAAAAGGTTGGGAGAATTTTCGTTCTCATTCCCGCTTCATCATTGGGGATGGCACcagagtgaagttttggaaggatttgTGGTGTGGAAATCAATCTCTGGAAGAAGCTTTCCCCATCTTGTTTATCCTCTCTGTCAATAAAGAAGGATGGGTTGCTAAGGCTTGGGAGGAAGACGAAGGAGGAGGTAGCTGGGGGCTTCGTTTTAATAGAcaccttaatgattgggaggtgggagaAGTCGAAAGCTTATTAAGCAAGCTTCATCCCTTGACCATTAGAAGAGGTGTGGAGGACTTGTTCCGGTGGAAAGAGAACAAGAATGGAACCTTTTCTGTCAAGTCCTTTTATAGCTCATTTTCAAGGGATACCAAACCCCCCTTCCCGGCTAGAACTATTTGGATGCCTTGGGTTCCAATTAGGGCTAGTTTCTTTGGTTGGGAGGCGGCTTGGAATAGGTTGCTCACCACGGACCGCCTGAAGAGATTTGGTTGGAGCATCCCCAACAGATGCTTTTTGTGTAAATATAAGGAGGAAACCACAGATCACCTTCTACTGTTTTGCGAGAAAGCCAGAATGTTATGGCTTCTAATTTTCTCCCTGtttggggtgcaatgggtgatgcactcctctGTGAAAAATCACCTCTTAGGGTGGCATggttcctttgtgggcaagaaaaggaagaaagcttggagagctgCCCCCCTCTGCTTGATGTGGACCATTTGGAGAGAAAGAAATAGGAGGGCATTCGATGATATGGAGAAGAACGATCAAGacattaaatccatttttttgtacacttttgtgaattgggctagggtgtatatagaggaaCACACTTtgtctttgatagattttgtagactggctagccaccaagtaagggtcatgtttgttttgtccctttgttttttgcttctttgtCTTTGGTATATTCCGTGTATGCCTTTTCTCTAGCCTTTGGCTCTTAATGAAAtctatttacctatcaaaaaaaaaaaaaaagtgccaAATCCAAATTATGGTGGAGGTTGTTGAAAAGAATTCTACCATCATGAGAGGGTCTTATTGGAAAAGCAATTGGAAAAGCGATTTAATGTGGGAGTTTAAGCTGTGTGGTGAACAAAATAAGTTTAGCCATTAAACAGGAGCAAAGAATACAATGGGGAGGAGTGTTATtgaagaaataatattttaatgggGAAGGTTAAAGTGCCCATGGCGGAGCTCCATGTCtagtttattatattttttacttgaaaacaATATCTCTTATAACTCGTTTGTATATTTTACACTGTTAACTTTATGGTGTAttccctttttgtttcttgctGAATTCTCATCAGTATAAGCAAGTAGCTGTACTCTGATCTATTTCTATCTATTGAGGATTGCAGTGTTTGTTGGGTCAATCAAGCTGGACATTTGGTCTGACCCTATAGTTCAAAACTGGGAAGAAACTGGCTTATTGGCTGAACACACCAATaagtcttatttttcttttaatagatAACCCTTTTTTTCCTGGTCGGAATTGAACCTGGAACTCCCTACATCCCCAACTTAATCCTTTGCCACCTGAGCTAGGCTCAAAGGGCTGGGCACACCAATAAGtctaaaaaaatgtgaaaaagcTCTGCATGCATAAGAAAAAAGATTGGAATGCGATAAATGTAAAACTTGTGATGGTTTGCTTTTAGCAGGAATGCCTGAATATGTTTTATCACCAAACTTTAGGTTCAGTATTTCTCTAACTCAGGCTAAAATATGGAATGCCTCcactttctcttttattttagtttattttggCGAGCATAATGCAACCTTTTACCTGATTGGAAAGGAATAGCTTTCTTTTTCATGCTATCTCACACATCTGTTTCCTATGTTAAAAGCAGAAAagtacctatcaaaaaaaaaatgttaaaagcaGAAAAGTGAAGTCATGCTGTTGGTTCTTGCACTAAATGGAACTTTTAGGGTCTAATCGAGTTCTGTTAATTGCCCAGATTGCCAGGATTGACTGGCCAGCTATTAAACTAACTGGTTTAGTGGATTTTATTTTCCCCCAAGAAATTTGTGGTCCAGTTATGTTAGAATATCATTCCCTCATATTGATTCTTGGAAGTCTTCATTTTAGCACTAGTTTTAGCTAATTTTCAATTAACATCTAGAACTATTAAggttttctgtttttgttttttattatttattatttattttttgtgctGCAATAGAAAATTCCTCTCTacgtcattttttttttggataggctTCTCTctacttcattttatttaatgcTATAGTTGTTTGCTTGTTCTATGCCTATACTTTTTGCAGTGCGTACGCACTCACAAATGTACATATCTATTGTGTTTTATATTCATTCTTCTCACAAATTATTACAATATGcaggttttgaaaattggaattataAACACATGCACACACGCACACACGCACGCACGTATACCTATCCCAACTTAATATGTATTTGGAATTTAATATTTGTTGTGTCCTTTATATGAAGCCTAATAGTGAAATTTTGGTTGCATTTTCTCAAGTCTGTGTCTTACATCATAGCATGAAGTTATacagtattattattattattattatttctgaaaattgaattcttatgggtaaatgttttgaaatttgaaatggcTACTCTTGTTTATTGTATCCATAGGTGAAATCAAGGAGCAATGTGTTGGATGATGGCAATGGATCTGTAGGGCCCATTCGTAGGATAAGAAATAAGACTGTTTTGAGAACTCCCCAAGgaccttcattttctcattctGCTTTACATGGGCCTGCACTGGTGGAAAATTCTGATGCATCCAAAGGCTTCTTCCCTGATGTCAAGAAGAATTTGCAACCTGGAGCATCAAGTAGCACTTCTAAATTTCTGTCACTAGACAATAAGCCACACAGCAACGAAGTCAGTGTTCCAACCGTTCATCCACAATCTTCTCTGATGGCTCGTAAGATATTGGAGCACCTTGATAGAAATCCACCGACCCCCAAAGAAAAGTTGGATGAATTAAAGCTAGCCACTACATGGAAGAAACCCTCATCTTCTGAAGTTGCTACCACAAGTGAAAATACCGGTACGTCACATTTAGGatgttttgattttcataaaaataaaaatgtagttGACCGGAAGTTTTCTGCTCTAGGGAGTGAACACAGAAGTAACTCTCTTTTCAAAGTTCAGCAGCCAGAAAGGAGGGCCAATGAAGCCACTGATTCTGTAAACAAGAACGCTTCAGTGTCCAACATAGTCTTTGGCAACACCACTAcaaaacataatgaaaatgCAGGGCCTTCATTAGTTTCCAAAAAAAGTCTTGATGTTCAAATCAAGAGTCCACATGAGGTATTTCATCTGTCTAATGTACCCCATACTTTGTCTTGAATGAATGTGTCTATAATATAGATACCAATATTTTCACATTCAGCTTTAAACTTAAGATTCAAGGCCTTGGAGGAGATTACTGCTTCAACTTTAACTGAATTGGTCCTTAAACTATCATGCCACGTTGCTTTGATGCATGTCTTGATATATGGGTACCGTAGTAGTAAGACCTTAAAACTGTCATGTTCTATTGATATTAGGTTGGTAAGATCTTACACCAAATGTTGCTTTGATATATAGTTACCTCATTGAGGTTTTCTTGGGTTCAGAAGTTTAAGGTCATTGTCTTCTAAATCCACTTAAATGTCCCCTTCAAATAATTTAGTATGgatcttttttcccttttggtaTGTTCTTTTATGACTCACATTGTCTGTTTTTTCCAGAAGGCTATCATGGGGTTCCATGATGGGAAGCAGAATGAGAAAAATCAGCTTTGGCCTCTTCAAATTCAAACTAATGGGCAGCATACATCTAAGATGGTTCACTTTGGTGCTGGGTCTGAAGTACCCAACCTACAAAAGAAGCCCCAACCTCAGGTTTTGGGTATTAAACCGATCTTGACATCTATTTCCATCAA
Above is a window of Vitis vinifera cultivar Pinot Noir 40024 chromosome 11, ASM3070453v1 DNA encoding:
- the LOC100261107 gene encoding nuclear pore complex protein NUP1 isoform X1 translates to MQRQDETTSSGLYGGERGAGGKFGKPPSRKPHATPYDRPPPNQSRSDNGRGGGGGWFSKPVNLAYRLISGGATRMLPYFFSKSPSTDVLPTSDDQDHDKLHTEVQEDANNDRKGTLNFEISRSAGVAGPSGTAEGAKPVSGFDRHIQDKQDNLPDDSGLSEIEQLMKGKKFSRDQIDRLTEILYSRAADLSNFEREKKNPIVNTGREAEGNLNAHEISRKSVEVKLDLNRSIWGVSTPLPSSTIQDEVGASPVEIARAYMGTRTSEIGLGSKSIIAKDERTFLHSDDIASNPFIASPSPKPPICWPGAMVQDQRSYLTPQGQRSRLGVNNFPRTPYSRTIFSKPHSKSTQSQADSSRHLNTPSTPLLQSQSPIFEQVKSRSNVLDDGNGSVGPIRRIRNKTVLRTPQGPSFSHSALHGPALVENSDASKGFFPDVKKNLQPGASSSTSKFLSLDNKPHSNEVSVPTVHPQSSLMARKILEHLDRNPPTPKEKLDELKLATTWKKPSSSEVATTSENTGSEHRSNSLFKVQQPERRANEATDSVNKNASVSNIVFGNTTTKHNENAGPSLVSKKSLDVQIKSPHEKAIMGFHDGKQNEKNQLWPLQIQTNGQHTSKMVHFGAGSEVPNLQKKPQPQVLGIKPILTSISINKPDPSTISSNNSSGFTFPVSASFGVHSEPPTPSIMPLFSASSVHQPKEGHAIPSYSFGSKSSNPALVFSFPSTSSASVPNDASNLKFNFGSDQKTRLSFSSVGKDAITYVN
- the LOC100261107 gene encoding nuclear pore complex protein NUP1 isoform X2; this encodes MQRQDETTSSGLYGGERGAGGKFGKPPSRKPHATPYDRPPPNQSRSDNGRGGGGGWFSKPVNLAYRLISGGATRMLPYFFSKSPSTDVLPTSDDQDHDKLHTEVQEDANNDRKGTLNFEISRSAGVAGPSGTAEGAKPVSGFDRHIQDKQDNLPDDSGLSEIEQLMKGKKFSRDQIDRLTEILYSRAADLSNFEREKKNPIVNTGREAEGNLNAHEISRKSVEVKLDLNRSIWGVSTPLPSSTIQDEVGASPVEIARAYMGTRTSEIGLGSKSIIAKDERTFLHSDDIASNPFIASPSPKPPICWPGAMVQDQRSYLTPQGQRSRLGVNNFPRTPYSRTIFSKPHSKSTQSQADSSRHLNTPSTPLLQSQSPIFEQVKSRSNVLDDGNGSVGPIRRIRNKTVLRTPQGPSFSHSALHGPALVENSDASKGFFPDVKKNLQPGASSSTSKFLSLDNKPHSNEVSVPTVHPQSSLMARKILEHLDRNPPTPKEKLDELKLATTWKKPSSSEVATTSENTGSEHRSNSLFKVQQPERRANEATDSVNKNASVSNIVFGNTTTKHNENAGPSLVSKKSLDVQIKSPHEAIMGFHDGKQNEKNQLWPLQIQTNGQHTSKMVHFGAGSEVPNLQKKPQPQVLGIKPILTSISINKPDPSTISSNNSSGFTFPVSASFGVHSEPPTPSIMPLFSASSVHQPKEGHAIPSYSFGSKSSNPALVFSFPSTSSASVPNDASNLKFNFGSDQKTRLSFSSVGKDAITYVN